A segment of the Fusobacterium ulcerans genome:
AAATAAAAATTTATAAAATAAAAATTTATAAAATAAAAATTTATAAAATAAAAATTTATAAAATAAATATTTATCATATAAAAAAAGTGTACTATTTGAAGTACACTTTTTAACCAGAAGGTATTACAAAAAATATTTTTTTATGCTAAGATATCTGTATCAAGGAATGAGGAGGCAACAGCATAAAAAATATGGTTGATTTTTAATCGTTTGTATGCTAATATTGAAATATGACAATCGTAATTGAGAAATCAAGAATGGAAGAGACAAGAAAAAAATGTAAAAAATGCGGTCAATTTCTATACGAGACTTCAAAAAATGGTTGGATACATTTTGCACCTAAAACATCAATAGTAAGTAATGGAAGTGAATTCCATGTTAGGTGTAGCCATTGTAAAGAAGAAGCTATTATAAAGATTAAATAAAATTAAATTTACGATAGAACTCATAGAGGAGTTAAGGTTTGTAGTGATGCAGATCTTAACTCCTTTTATTTTTTGTAAAAAATTTGACTAAAAATTTTCAGGAGGTGAGAAATGGTTAATACAATATTTATTTTTAGTGCAGGAGTCATTATAGGAATGGCTGCATCTATCATATTTAGAGAATTATATAATCTCAAAAATAAAAAATAATCAATTTTTTTAAGTTTAAATGGATAAAGTGATAAGCTTTGGGATAGGGGTTGGTAAGACTTAAAAAAGGGAGGTGAATATGATAATAGATTCTAGTAGGCTTGAAGTAATTGGGATAGATAGAATTATGATAAATAACTTTAAGATACTGAACTTTGAAAAACTGGAAAAAAAGGAAATAGTAAATAAGCAAGAGTATATTGAAAGATTCGAGATAAAAGAAAAGGGCTTTCATTTAGTCTATTCTAATAATTTAAAGGCTACTGGTGAAGTATATAGCTTTTCAACACTTGAATTTAATGCTAATAAAATTAAAGCAGAACATAATATTTATAATTCAAGTGTTAAAGAAGTTTATGAATGCTTGAAAACAATTGTTTTGGATCTTAAAAATAAAGGAATTGAATTAGATCTAGCAGATGCAAAAATAAGAGAACTTGAAATTAATATAACATTTGAAAAAGATTATAGAGATCTTCAAGAAGTTATGTTGCTCTTGATTAGAGCTAATCACCAAAAAGCTCTTGGCATGTATAGTGCAACAGATGCAGATATACCAGAACAAATAAAAAGAGATAGAATCATATATTTTAATGCAAAGCTTCCTGAAACTAGAAAAGAAAATACTGGAAAAGTTATTAAGATTTATGATAAAAGTTTTGAATTATTTATAAATCAAGATATTTTTCTTGAACAAAAATTAACGAGAATAGAGGTACTCTTTGGAAGAGATTACTATAGAAACATAATGGAAAAAATGAAATTAGACAACAGCCTTAAAGTATTTTTAACTAATGATTTTTTAAAGCAAGTATTTCTTGAAGCACTTGATTATGAACTAAAAGTAAAACCTTTAAAACAGATAGAGAGAATAAAAAATAAATTAATATATGATTTTAATAGTTTTAGAAGAAATGAAAAAGCAAAAAGAATAGAGAGAAGTAAACTAAAAAAAGCAGGGAAAAATATACCAGACTATCTAAAAGAGGAAAGAGGTGTATTTGAGTATTTAAAGAAAAATTCATGGATATTTGACTGGAAATTCTTATATGAAATTTGCCAAAAGCAAATAAGTAGTAGACATAGAAAAATGTATGAACAACAGTTAAAAAAGTATATGGATATAAAAAATTATGAAAAATATCAGGAATTAATAAATCTGATTTTTTTTACCAGTTAAACTAATATAGCTGGTATTCTTTAAAATCAGTTTAAGGCTAGAATTAATCAGCTCTAAAAATAATTTTTTTAGTTAAAAAATACTTAGATTATTCACTACAGTTAATTACATAGTTTTTATATCTTTTCAATATTATATCTTTTTTATCTTTTAGGAGGAGGTGAGAGAGATAGCAGCATTAACAAAAAGTAAAGAATTTGAAATCCGTATGAGATATGAATATGGTGAAGATTTAAAAAGCTTATCTTTTATCTATAAAGTATCATACAACACTTTGAAAAAAAGAAAAGAGAAAAGTGAGTTAAAAGGAGATGCTTGGATTAAAGGAAGTAGAGTTGCACATGCTTATGAGTGCTATGCAGATGAAGTAGAAAAAAGAAAAAAAGAAATTGAAGATAGAATAAATGATTCAGCTCGTAGAGAAATTAATCAGATTCAAAATTTGATTGATGATGCTTATGGTGCAGAAGAAGTGATTGTAGATGGAAAGCTTGAAGCAGCTATATCAACAAGAGTACCACGAATACAAACAATGCTTGGACTTAAAAGAAGTATTGAGAATGTACTTGGAGATAAAGAAAAAGCAGAGATAGAAAAAATTAAAATTGATGTTGAGTTAAAGAAAGCAGAACTTGAAATGAAGAGGATAGACTTAGAGTTCAAAAAGAGAGAAGCTGAAGATTATTTGAAGGAGGAATAGTGGCAATTAATAAGATATGCAATAGATGTAGAACTAAATATCCAGTAGGAATGCAATGTCCTAATGGTTGCTATGTTAAAGCTAAGAAAGAAAGTAATAAGTTCTATGATAAATATCAGAGAAAGAACAAAGATATATATCATTCTAAACAGTGGGAACTTATAAGAAAAGAATGCCTAAGCAACTATGATAATCTTTGCCTATATACATTATTCAAGTATGGTAAAGCTGTTCCAGCAACTATGATACATCATATCATAGAAATTAATACTGATCATAGCAAAGCATATGACATAGAAAATCTTATTCCTTTATCTGATGAAGCACATAGAGAAGTTCATCACAGATATAACATTGAAGATATAAAAGAAGTACAGCAAGAGCTAAAGAAATTTAAAAGACTCTATATAGAAAAATATTTGGAGGGGTAGGGGGGATATAAAAAAGTTTTGGGAAATACTTCCAAGACCGCATCCCTTAGTGAAGTTTTTACAAATTTCTAAATAGAAAATTTTCTGAATAAAAATAAAAAAGGAGGGAAGAAATGGGAGCAAAGAAACCTCTCTCAACTCAAAAAGGGCATTTGACAACTGAACAGCAAAAACAAAAAGAATTAGAAGAAGCCAAGTTGAAATTTATAGGAAAGGAACATTTAAAGAAAGCTCCAGAATGGCTTATTAATGACTATGCAATTAATGAATGGAAAAGACTTGTCAAAGAATTACAAGAAAGTCCAACATTCAATAATCTTGATTATAACAATCTAGGAGCTTACTGCAATGCATTGGCGAAGTATGCAGCTATAACTAAAGAAGTAGGTTTGAAATTTAGAATAGGAAAAGAAATCAATAACTTGACTACATTGGAATTGAAGTATTCTGATGAGGTTAAAAAATATGCTTCTTTATTAGGATTAACAGCAGAAGGAAAACTGAAACTGATGTTTGGAGATACACAAATAGATAAAAATAATGTAAAGAATGAATTTGGAGATATTTAATATGACTATTAAGAATGAATTAATTGAATATGCAATAGATTGTATAAGTGGAAATATAGTAAGTGGAGAGAAGCATAAATGGGCTTGTGAAAGATTTTTAGATGATATAGAGAGAAATGAATGGAGATATGTCTGGAATGAAGAAAAAGCTCAAAATATAATAACTTGGTTTACTTATTTGAAACATTCAAAAGGAGTATTAGCAGGGCAGCCTATCAATCTTACAGCATGGCAAAAATTCATTTTATGTCAAATTTATGGTTGGGAAGATAAAAAAGGAGTTAGAAGGTTTAAAAAAGCATTTGTTGAAGTAGCTAGA
Coding sequences within it:
- a CDS encoding HNH endonuclease, with amino-acid sequence MAINKICNRCRTKYPVGMQCPNGCYVKAKKESNKFYDKYQRKNKDIYHSKQWELIRKECLSNYDNLCLYTLFKYGKAVPATMIHHIIEINTDHSKAYDIENLIPLSDEAHREVHHRYNIEDIKEVQQELKKFKRLYIEKYLEG
- a CDS encoding P27 family phage terminase small subunit, whose translation is MGAKKPLSTQKGHLTTEQQKQKELEEAKLKFIGKEHLKKAPEWLINDYAINEWKRLVKELQESPTFNNLDYNNLGAYCNALAKYAAITKEVGLKFRIGKEINNLTTLELKYSDEVKKYASLLGLTAEGKLKLMFGDTQIDKNNVKNEFGDI